A DNA window from Oryzias melastigma strain HK-1 unplaced genomic scaffold, ASM292280v2 sc01016, whole genome shotgun sequence contains the following coding sequences:
- the LOC112138790 gene encoding RNA-binding protein 25-like translates to MINNDKCLFYFNADDEVDSQQRTGGEEGNSSVGTPPTKRKGKFFKVGKIFKPWKWKKKKPSDQFAEASIDLERKLSVRRSRQELIAKGVLREVTENENADVKVPPVKNGHPVPMDVDRVSERRLSRGESDIIINFPKGPQGEDRRSRIPSDASRSSRAPLDVDSYARLPLDVDRQSRVPSDLNRTLPRGATQDDRYHRDERRDPRDDRRKDKDDMDRKDRREEKEKDRESDYKAERDFREKRDLRDDRDRRGERPDRDGRDRDERERRDEKEKRDRIERDRKDRDRDERERRDRNEKDSRRNEKETGGWDEKERRDRGPDEKERWNGTLDRHERERGDRHERERGDRDERERRDREEKERKDREEKERRDREEKERKDREERERRDREEKERKDREERERRDREDRERRDREDRERRDREDRERREREDRERREREDRERRVVDEREKRERDDFDRRDIRDRRDDKDQHFEREKKEKRDEKLKEDKERKDARVDRDNRERRDDWAKRNEKELRDDRARREDKGKKEKLVEERRLPVRPFSEVELRPPLEKSSSEEGNRPRPMSEVNRITTLPRYFSPTELQEHSESAGIFTPNPRPPPDSKQEPPPPKQALLPPKPLPSLPPDSKRYANPPSSSSSSSSSSSSSSTNEVPISKPPRTVSLITEDLPSLPIPLPIPAVSTADSSIPPPVPPHAKQPPVPPPKPTNRNSNPPLLGECLSVVQSSCLRFCHRFCFHFFHYLFEYPK, encoded by the exons ATGATTAATAATGAtaaatgtctcttttattttaatgcagaTGATGAGGTTGACTCGCAGCAGAGAACAGGGGGGGAGGAAGGAAACTCTAGTGTAGGAACACCTCCAACTAAACGCAAAGGCAAGTTCTTCAAGGTGGGAAAAATCTTCAAGCCCTGGaaatggaagaagaagaagcccagTGACCAGTTTGCTGAAGCATCTATAG atttggAAAGAAAACTTTCTGTCAGGAGAAGTCGACAAGAACTAATTGCCAAAGGGGTTTTAAGGGAGGTGACTGAAAATG AAAACGCGGATGTCAAAGTTCCACCAGTGAAAAATGGGCACCCGGTGCCAATGGATGTGGATAGAGTGTCTGAAAGAAGACTTTCCAGAGGGGAATCGGACATAATCATAAATTTCCCGAAAGGCCCTCAAGGAGAAGACCGTCGGAGCAGAATACCTTCTGACGCTTCCAGAAGTAGCCGGGCTCCTCTAGATGTAGACTCTTATGCCAGGTTACCTCTGGATGTGGACAGACAGAGTCGTGTCCCCTCAGATTTAAATAGAACTTTACCCAGAGGAGCTACACAAGACGACCGGTACCACAGAGACGAGAGGAGAGACCCCAGAGATGACAGAAGGAAGGACAAGGACGACATGGACAGAAAGGACCGGCGAGAGGAAAAAGAGAAGGATCGAGAATCTGACTACAAAGCTGAGAGAGACTTTAGAGAAAAGCGTGACTTAAGAGACGATCGCGACAGAAGAGGTGAAAGGCCAGATAGGGATGGTAGGGATCGTGATGAGAGAGAACGTAGAgatgagaaagaaaagagggaTCGCATTGAGAGGGATAGGAAGGATCGAGATAGAGATGAAAGAGAGCGCAGGGATCGAAACGAAAAGGATAGCAGGAGGAATGAGAAGGAAACAGGGGGCTGGGACGAGAAAGAGAGGAGGGATCGTGGTCCAGATGAAAAGGAACGTTGGAATGGAACACTTGACCGACATGAGAGGGAGAGGGGGGATCGGCATGAGAGGGAGCGGGGAGATCGGGATGAGAGGGAGCGCAGGGATCGGGAAGAGAAGGAGCGCAAGGATCGGGAAGAGAAGGAGCGCAGAGATCGGGAAGAGAAGGAGCGCAAGGATCGGGAAGAGAGGGAGCGCAGAGATCGGGAAGAGAAGGAGCGCAAGGATCGGGAAGAGAGGGAGCGCAGGGATCGGGAAGACAGGGAGCGCAGGGATCGGGAAGACAGGGAGCGCAGGGATCGGGAAGACAGGGAGCGCAGGGAACGGGAAGACAGGGAGCGCAGGGAACGGGAAGATAGGGAGCGCAGGGTTGTAGATGAAAGGGAAAAGAGAGAGCGTGATGACTTTGACAGAAGGGACATAAGAGACAGAAGAGATGATAAAGATCAGCACTTTGAGAgggaaaagaaagagaagagagATGAAAAATTGAAAGAAGACAAAGAGCGAAAAGATGCTCGGGTAGACAGAGATAACAGAGAGAGGAGAGATGACTGGgctaaaagaaatgaaaaagagcTGAGGGATGATCGTGCGAGGCGTGAGGACAAAGGCAAGAAGGAAAAACTGGTGGAAGAGCGGCGTCTGCCTGTCAGGCCGTTCTCAGAGGTGGAACTGCGGCCTCCCTTAGAAAAGAGCTCATCAGAGGAAGGAAACCGACCTCGGCCGATGTCGGAGGTCAATCGAATAACCACACTGCCCAGATACTTCTCCCCTACGGAGTTGCAAGAACACTCAG AGTCCGCTGGTATCTTCACCCCCAACCCTCGTCCACCACCAGACTCCAAACAGGAGCCTCCCCCGCCCAAGCAGGCTTTGCTTCCACCCAAACCCCTCCCCAGTCTTCCTCCTGACTCTAAAAGATATGCAAACccaccttcctcctcctcctcctcctcctcctcttcgtcgTCCTCCTCCACTAATGAAGTACCAATCTCCAAGCCGCCCAGGACAGTCTCTCTAATAACGGAGGACTTGCCTTCCCTCCCCATTCCCCTCCCCATTCCGGCTGTCTCCACAGCTGACTCTAGTATCCCTCCCCCTGTTCCTCCCCATGCCAAGCAGCCCCCCGTCCCTCCACCTAAACCCACCAACCGCAACAGCAACCCTCCACTGCTTGGTGAGTGTCTTTCTGTTGTACAAAGCAGCTGTCTGCGTTTCTGTcacagattttgttttcatttttttcactatttgtTTGAATATCCAAAATAA